The proteins below are encoded in one region of Nilaparvata lugens isolate BPH chromosome X, ASM1435652v1, whole genome shotgun sequence:
- the LOC120355033 gene encoding uncharacterized protein LOC120355033 translates to MSHPKDMNTIDTIFNVSEKPNFDESITKFEYHTHTPYASQTFNHNDEIRINLNQQDVYTLPSKSFLLIEGQVEVKKADDTKTENYSLINNGVAYLFDEIRYELGGVEVDRTRNLGITTTMKNLLSETALNTKVWENAGWKLDGWNKIDKFSFCIPLEMWLGVMEDYKKVILNVRQEIILLRSSTDADAVTTTDGATVKINITKIQWKVPYIHVSDHIRLDLLNLSHTDKPINLPFRSWQIHEYPTLPQTTTHQWTVKTASQMEKPRFIILGFQTDKKNKLSANKSCFDLCKLHNVRLYLNAQYFPYDNIMGSKHLLYHMFSSFPHAYYPHNNSNNLTSISYNTFIEKAALIVIDCSRQNELLKSGALDVKLTFETNENIPDKTSAYCLILYDNVYEYTPLSGMVRKVM, encoded by the coding sequence atgtctcATCCAAAAGATATGAATACTATTGATACAATATTCAATGTCTCAGAAAAACCAAACTTTGATGAGAGTATAACAAAGTTTGAATATCATACACACACTCCTTATGCATCTCAAACATTCAACCACAATGATGAAATACGTATAAATTTGAATCAACAAGATGTCTATACACTACCCAGTAAAAGTTTCCTTCTAATTGAAGGACAAGTTGAGGTTAAGAAAGCAGATGATActaaaactgaaaattattcactaATTAATAATGGAgtagcttatttatttgatgaaatcagatatgaacTTGGTGGTGTGGAAGTTGATCGTACACGTAATCTTGGTATTACAACTACAATGAAAAATCTTCTAAGTGAAACAGCACTCAATACAAAAGTGTGggagaatgcaggatggaaATTGGATGGATGGAATAAAATTGACAAATTCAGTTTTTGTATACCTTTGGAGATGTGGTTGGGTGTAATGGAAGACTACAagaaagttatattgaatgttcgtcaggaaattattctattaagaTCTTCAACAGATGCAGATGCAGTGACTACCACTGATGGAGCTAcagttaaaattaatattacaaaGATACAATGGAAAGTACCCTATATACATGTTTCTGACCACATTCGGCTTGATTTGTTGAACCTATCACATACAGATAAACCAATTAATTTACCTTTTAGATCATGGCAGATACATGAGTATCCAACACTTCCTCAAACTACTACTCATCAATGGACAGTTAAAACAGCTTCACAAATGGAGAAGCCTAGATTTATTATTCTAGGCTTtcaaactgataagaaaaataaactGAGTGCAAACAAGTCATGTTTTGATCTATGTAAACTACACAATGTTCGTCTCTATTTGAATGCACAATACTTCCCCTATGACAATATAATGGGAAGCAAACACTTGCTCTATCATATGTTTAGTAGCTTCCCACATGCTTACTATCCACATAATAACAGTAACAATCTTACTTCAATATCATATAATACATTCATTGAAAAGGCTGCACTAATAGTAATAGATTGCAGTCGTCAAAATGAATTGTTGAAATCTGGTGCACTAGATGttaaacttacatttgaaactAATGAAAATATACCTGATAAAACCTCTGCCTACTGTCTAATTCTTTATGATAATGTGTATGAATACACACCATTGAGTGGTATGGTTAGGAAAGTAATGTAg